The Mus caroli chromosome 1, CAROLI_EIJ_v1.1, whole genome shotgun sequence genome has a window encoding:
- the Rpl31 gene encoding 60S ribosomal protein L31, with protein MAPAKKGGEKKKGRSAINEVVTREYTINIHKRIHGVGFKKRAPRALKEIRKFAMKEMGTPDVRIDTRLNKAVWAKGIRNVPYRIRVRLSRKRNEDEDSPNKLYTLVTYVPVTTFKNLQTVNVDEN; from the exons ATGGCTCCCGCAAAGAAGGGTGGCGAGAAGAAGAAGGGCCGTTCTGCCATCAACGAGGTGGTGACCCGAGAATACACCATCAACATTCACAAGCGCATCCATGGAGT GGGCTTCAAGAAGCGTGCTCCTCGGGCACTCAAAGAAATTCGGAAGTTTGCCATGAAGGAAATGGGGACACCAGATGTGCGCATTGACACCAGGCTCAATAAGGCCGTCTGGGCCAAGGGAATAAG GAACGTTCCATATCGCATCCGAGTGCGCTTGTCCAGAAAACGTAATGAGGATGAGGATTCCCCAAACAAGCTCTACACGCTGGTGACTTACGTGCCTGTTACCACATTCAAAA ATCTACAGACGGTCAATGTGGATGAGAACTAA